From a region of the Nonlabens sp. Hel1_33_55 genome:
- a CDS encoding YihY/virulence factor BrkB family protein has protein sequence MSRLKSILDRIPVVSWFVAVSSRARLPGFEGMTVYDLWETYSVGIVQGAFTLRASAISYSFFMAIFPFILFMLNLIPFVPVDNFQVDFLEFVNGLLPTQAAGSFDTIFKEIALQENTGLLTIAFVTSLFFMSNGINAVFDGFERSYHSSFNRNMFRQYFVAVGVSLLLSLFLLISIMMFGIVEYWIGTLRAEDFMTQSSTEIWLIVIRYVAIIFMLYLFVSTLYYTGTKEGRQTKFFSIGSVVTTVLILISSYLYGLYIDNFASYNEIYGSIGALLILMIYIWLTANILLLGYELNASIRSLRARNLN, from the coding sequence ATGAGTAGGCTCAAGTCTATATTAGACCGCATACCGGTCGTCTCATGGTTTGTGGCGGTGTCAAGCCGCGCGCGGTTACCTGGATTTGAAGGAATGACTGTTTATGATTTATGGGAAACCTACAGCGTTGGTATCGTTCAAGGTGCATTTACTTTGCGAGCGAGTGCGATTAGCTATAGTTTCTTTATGGCTATTTTCCCGTTTATTCTATTCATGCTTAACCTGATACCTTTTGTACCAGTTGATAATTTTCAGGTTGATTTTTTGGAATTTGTTAATGGTTTGCTGCCCACGCAGGCGGCAGGTTCTTTTGATACTATTTTTAAAGAAATTGCCCTTCAGGAGAATACGGGTCTTTTGACGATAGCGTTTGTAACCTCATTATTTTTTATGAGTAATGGTATCAATGCCGTCTTTGATGGCTTTGAGCGATCTTATCATTCATCGTTTAACCGCAACATGTTCAGACAATATTTTGTGGCCGTTGGAGTGTCGTTGTTACTTAGCTTGTTCTTATTGATATCCATCATGATGTTTGGAATTGTGGAGTACTGGATAGGAACCTTAAGAGCAGAGGATTTCATGACGCAAAGTTCAACCGAGATCTGGTTAATCGTCATACGCTATGTAGCTATAATCTTCATGTTGTACTTATTCGTCAGCACGCTTTATTACACGGGAACTAAGGAAGGACGGCAAACTAAGTTCTTTTCTATAGGGTCTGTAGTGACTACTGTTCTTATTTTGATTTCGTCCTATTTATATGGTCTTTATATTGACAATTTTGCCTCCTATAATGAAATCTATGGTTCAATAGGTGCTTTGCTTATTTTAATGATCTACATCTGGCTCACAGCAAACATTTTGTTGCTTGGTTATGAACTTAATGCATCTATCAGATCATTAAGGGCACGGAATTTGAATTAG
- the nadC gene encoding carboxylating nicotinate-nucleotide diphosphorylase — MKYHGAAFEEEVNRIIINALREDVGDGDHSSLACIPRSASGKARLLVKDEGVIAGIAFAKAIFKHVDPALKIEKVKNDGDRVVYGDEVFYVSGSSRSILTAERLVLNSMQRMSAIATKTREFVDRLEGTKTKILDTRKTTPGIRLLEKWAVKIGGGVNHRYGLYDMVMLKDNHIDFAGGITKAIEKTTDYLQEMNKDLKIIVEARNLDEIKEILKSADHVYRILIDNFNYEDTKNAVDLIGDQCLTESSGGITLETVREYAECGVDYVSSGALTHSVYNMDLSLKAMHE, encoded by the coding sequence ATGAAATACCACGGCGCTGCATTTGAAGAAGAAGTCAACCGCATCATCATTAATGCCTTACGAGAGGATGTGGGCGATGGCGACCACAGTAGTCTAGCATGCATACCTCGTAGTGCCAGTGGCAAAGCTCGATTGCTGGTGAAGGATGAAGGTGTTATTGCTGGAATCGCTTTCGCGAAAGCGATATTCAAACATGTAGATCCTGCACTGAAAATAGAAAAGGTAAAGAACGACGGCGATAGAGTGGTTTACGGTGACGAGGTATTTTATGTAAGCGGTTCCTCAAGATCCATCCTCACGGCAGAAAGGTTGGTACTCAATAGCATGCAACGCATGAGCGCCATCGCGACAAAGACTCGAGAATTTGTTGACCGTCTGGAGGGAACTAAAACAAAGATTCTAGATACTCGCAAAACGACGCCAGGGATACGTTTACTGGAAAAATGGGCCGTTAAAATAGGTGGCGGCGTCAATCATAGATATGGGTTGTATGATATGGTCATGCTCAAGGATAACCATATTGATTTTGCTGGTGGTATCACTAAAGCGATCGAGAAAACGACTGATTATCTTCAGGAGATGAATAAAGATCTCAAAATAATTGTAGAGGCAAGAAATCTAGACGAGATCAAGGAAATATTGAAATCTGCAGATCATGTTTATCGCATATTGATTGACAACTTCAATTATGAGGACACTAAAAATGCTGTGGATCTTATAGGCGATCAATGCCTTACGGAAAGTAGCGGTGGCATTACCCTTGAAACAGTTAGAGAATATGCAGAATGTGGTGTGGATTACGTTAGCAGCGGTGCTCTTACGCATAGTGTTTACAATATGGATCTTAGTTTGAAAGCCATGCATGAGTAG
- the rlmH gene encoding 23S rRNA (pseudouridine(1915)-N(3))-methyltransferase RlmH → MKITLLAVGKTDDNRIADLTDMYVERLKHYINFELEIIPDLKKTKNLSVEQQKTKEGDLILNQLQTSDFVTLLDEKGKSLSSQQFAQLINKRSLSGMKRLVYIIGGPYGFSEAVYKRANSKLSLSAMTFSHQMVRLFAVEQIYRAFTILKNEPYHHE, encoded by the coding sequence ATGAAGATAACGCTACTTGCCGTAGGTAAAACCGATGATAACCGCATCGCAGATCTCACAGATATGTACGTGGAACGACTCAAGCATTACATCAATTTTGAGCTGGAAATCATTCCAGACCTGAAAAAAACCAAGAATTTGAGCGTTGAACAGCAAAAAACTAAAGAAGGCGATCTCATTCTTAATCAATTACAAACCAGTGATTTTGTCACGCTACTGGATGAAAAAGGAAAAAGTTTATCAAGTCAACAGTTTGCCCAGCTTATTAATAAAAGAAGCTTATCTGGGATGAAGCGATTGGTCTATATCATAGGCGGTCCCTATGGTTTCTCTGAAGCTGTTTATAAAAGGGCCAACTCAAAATTATCCTTGAGCGCGATGACCTTTTCCCACCAAATGGTGAGACTTTTTGCCGTAGAGCAAATCTATCGAGCGTTTACGATATTGAAGAACGAGCCTTATCATCACGAGTAG
- a CDS encoding type II toxin-antitoxin system ParD family antitoxin has protein sequence MPRQSISLTEPNDEWLKSQVNNKEYSSKSELVNDLIRNERKKNEQLEWLRAKLERAEKSGFSELTVEEIFEKARKESDIEI, from the coding sequence ATGCCTAGACAAAGTATTTCCCTTACGGAACCTAACGATGAATGGCTCAAGAGCCAAGTCAACAACAAAGAATATTCCAGCAAGAGTGAATTAGTCAACGACTTGATTAGAAATGAACGTAAGAAAAATGAGCAATTGGAATGGTTAAGAGCTAAACTTGAACGAGCTGAAAAAAGTGGTTTTTCAGAATTGACTGTTGAAGAGATTTTTGAAAAAGCCAGAAAAGAATCAGACATTGAAATATAA
- a CDS encoding type II toxin-antitoxin system RelE/ParE family toxin, whose product MKYKISTQAQNDLTRIYLYGVKKFGYKQAQLYSKKLIECINSISNNPTAYVAVDHVKPNYRRCSCGSDSIYYKVSHIVEIMAVLGSQDIENAL is encoded by the coding sequence TTGAAATATAAAATCAGCACCCAAGCTCAAAATGATCTGACAAGAATTTATCTATACGGTGTCAAAAAGTTTGGATATAAACAAGCCCAGTTATATTCTAAAAAACTTATTGAGTGTATCAATTCAATCAGTAATAATCCAACCGCCTATGTTGCAGTTGATCATGTAAAACCTAATTATAGAAGATGTTCTTGCGGTTCAGATAGTATTTATTATAAAGTAAGTCACATCGTTGAAATCATGGCAGTTTTGGGAAGTCAAGATATTGAAAATGCATTGTAA
- the udk gene encoding uridine kinase has product MLILGIAGGTGSGKTTVVDQVAHQYPDTDVTVISQDSYYKDTSHLTYEERVKINFDHPSSIDFALLKEHLMELRKGNSIEQPVYSFVDHNRTSETVLTVPSSVIIVEGILILTLPEIRELFDIKVYIDCDSDERLIRRLKRDISDRGRDLDEVLDRYQNTLKPMHQQFIEPTKAYADVIIPTNRLNEVGVKILRSILDQKLG; this is encoded by the coding sequence ATGCTTATACTAGGAATCGCCGGCGGTACAGGATCTGGAAAAACAACGGTTGTTGATCAAGTAGCTCATCAATATCCAGATACAGATGTTACTGTAATCTCACAAGATTCCTACTACAAGGATACCAGTCATTTAACCTATGAAGAGCGAGTAAAGATCAATTTTGATCATCCCAGCTCTATAGATTTTGCCTTGTTGAAAGAACACTTAATGGAACTGCGCAAAGGCAACAGTATTGAGCAACCCGTGTATTCTTTTGTCGACCATAATCGCACTAGTGAAACGGTGCTCACCGTTCCTAGCTCTGTCATTATTGTTGAGGGCATTTTGATTTTGACCTTGCCTGAAATCCGCGAGCTTTTTGATATCAAGGTTTATATTGATTGTGACAGCGATGAGCGTTTAATTCGGCGTTTGAAACGTGATATTTCAGATCGTGGTCGTGACTTAGATGAGGTTCTCGATCGTTACCAAAACACGCTTAAGCCTATGCACCAGCAATTTATAGAACCTACAAAAGCTTATGCGGATGTTATTATTCCTACTAATAGACTCAACGAGGTTGGTGTTAAGATCTTACGTTCAATTCTCGATCAAAAGTTGGGCTAA
- a CDS encoding FtsB family cell division protein has translation MNWKRIKSKWYFNKYFIISVLFAIWIFFLDDSAWFTAHRALDQQIADKEQTADFYMRGIAADQARIKQLEDSAGIEKFGRERYLMKKENEEVYIIEYADSVKTED, from the coding sequence ATGAACTGGAAGAGAATCAAAAGCAAATGGTATTTCAACAAATACTTCATCATCAGTGTTTTATTTGCGATATGGATTTTTTTTCTAGATGACAGCGCCTGGTTTACGGCACATCGCGCCTTAGATCAGCAAATTGCCGACAAGGAACAAACAGCCGATTTCTACATGCGTGGTATCGCTGCTGATCAAGCAAGGATCAAACAACTTGAGGACAGTGCTGGGATAGAGAAATTCGGTCGAGAACGTTATTTGATGAAGAAGGAAAACGAAGAAGTGTACATTATTGAGTACGCAGATTCTGTAAAAACTGAAGATTGA
- a CDS encoding methylmalonyl-CoA mutase subunit beta, with protein sequence MKKPLFDEFEPVSETAWKQKIQMDLKGADYNGTLVTSTPEGINVKPIYHQDSQVDINLPHRGTQKDDWYISQKIYCGNARAANKKALDALARGAEGILLDIPNADVNLEILLKDLPDVGIQVHPQFFDLDFLKKLHSFKPKAYVHLDIIYRFSSSGNWFQNQKSDHEKHAFFLKSFDGYFSNITVNTSTYQQAGATVTQELAYYCAHLNEYLNHYCDTNKEHDGDVYNAFKERSIEEVHIERSQSAKTEKRINIDTTIGSNYFMEIAKYRAYRILTKTLGTAYGLNNLGCYITATPSLRNKSLLDYNVNLLRTTTECMSAVLGGADTIHNLPYDAFFHKENEFGNRIARNQLLILKEEAYLNKVANAADGTYYINALTKELTEKALEIFKTIEKAGGFVQSLFEGTIQRKIKESDAAERKLLKSNKKILVGVNKFPNAELPLQKEYEILPFQKIEPRKTLVTPIAAKRLAEDLEKSQMPK encoded by the coding sequence ATGAAGAAGCCATTATTTGATGAATTTGAACCCGTTTCTGAAACTGCTTGGAAACAAAAGATCCAAATGGATCTCAAAGGTGCCGATTACAATGGAACACTAGTTACATCAACTCCAGAAGGCATCAATGTTAAGCCTATATATCATCAAGATAGTCAGGTTGATATCAACTTACCACATCGTGGGACGCAGAAAGATGACTGGTACATTTCCCAAAAGATTTATTGTGGAAATGCCAGAGCTGCCAACAAAAAAGCACTCGATGCACTCGCTCGCGGTGCAGAAGGTATCCTGTTGGATATACCAAATGCAGATGTAAATCTCGAAATCCTACTTAAGGATCTACCCGATGTTGGAATCCAAGTACATCCGCAGTTTTTTGATCTAGATTTTCTTAAAAAATTGCACAGCTTCAAGCCCAAGGCTTATGTTCATCTAGACATCATTTATCGATTTTCATCCAGCGGAAATTGGTTTCAAAATCAAAAGTCAGATCACGAGAAACATGCTTTCTTTTTAAAGTCTTTTGACGGATACTTCTCAAACATTACCGTTAATACAAGCACCTATCAACAAGCTGGCGCAACAGTCACCCAAGAGCTTGCCTACTATTGCGCGCACCTTAACGAATATCTTAACCATTACTGCGATACCAATAAGGAGCACGATGGAGATGTGTATAACGCTTTCAAGGAGCGAAGCATCGAAGAGGTTCATATTGAGCGCAGTCAAAGTGCGAAAACGGAAAAACGTATCAACATCGATACTACTATAGGCTCCAATTATTTTATGGAAATCGCTAAATACAGAGCATATAGAATCTTGACCAAAACACTTGGAACTGCTTACGGACTAAATAATTTAGGTTGCTATATTACCGCAACACCTAGTTTACGCAACAAATCACTGCTCGATTACAATGTGAATCTATTGCGCACAACAACAGAATGTATGAGTGCGGTGTTGGGTGGCGCAGATACGATTCACAATCTGCCTTACGATGCTTTTTTCCATAAGGAAAATGAATTTGGAAACCGTATCGCTCGCAATCAGTTGCTGATTCTGAAGGAAGAAGCCTATTTGAACAAAGTTGCCAATGCTGCTGACGGTACATATTATATCAACGCATTGACCAAAGAATTGACGGAAAAAGCACTGGAAATATTCAAGACCATAGAAAAAGCTGGCGGCTTTGTACAGTCACTTTTCGAGGGTACTATCCAGCGCAAGATTAAGGAAAGTGATGCTGCCGAAAGAAAGTTACTGAAGTCTAATAAGAAAATTCTTGTAGGCGTCAACAAATTCCCAAATGCGGAGTTACCGCTTCAAAAAGAATACGAGATTTTGCCATTTCAAAAAATAGAACCTCGTAAAACATTGGTCACTCCTATTGCTGCAAAACGATTAGCTGAGGATCTTGAGAAATCTCAAATGCCCAAATGA
- the scpA gene encoding methylmalonyl-CoA mutase translates to MKRKDLSNLTADFNAFEKTDLASSQETYETSEGIELKKHYSKADVEELEHLDFVAGIAPNLRGPYSTMYVRRPWTIRQYAGFSSATESNAFYRRNLAAGQKGLSVAFDLATHRGYDSDHERVEGDVGKAGVAIDSVEDMKILFDQIPLDKMSVSMTMNGAVLPIMAFYIVAAMEQGVDIAALSGTIQNDILKEFMVRNTYIYPPTPSMQIISDIFEYTSEKMPKFNSISISGYHMYEAGATSDIELAYTLADGLEYVRKGLDAGMDIDTFAPRLSFFWAIGMNHFMEIAKMRAARMLWAKMIKQFNPKNSKSLSLRTHCQTSGWSLAEQDPFNNVARTTIEAAGAAFGGTQSLHTNALDEAIALPTDFSARIARNTQIYLQEETGITKTVDPWAGSYYVESLTDQIAHKAWELIEEVEELGGMTKAIEAGIPKMRIEEAAAKKQARIDSNIDVIVGVNKYPSPDEDHIDTLEVDNAAVRIEQVDRLKKIKSDREDQKVNEALEALTACAKSGDGNLLELAVNAAKERATLGEISDALEKEFGRYRATVKSVQGVYKKEIMNDPAFAKAQQLADSFAKKEGRRPRIMIAKMGQDGHDRGAKVVATGYADVGFDVDIGPLFQTPAEAAKQAVENDVHILGISSLAAGHKTLVPQVMEHLKKYGREDIMIIVGGVIPRKDYQFLFDAGVAAVFGPGTKISEAAIDILTLLDS, encoded by the coding sequence ATGAAAAGAAAAGACCTCTCCAACCTAACGGCTGATTTCAACGCGTTTGAAAAAACTGACCTAGCATCTTCACAGGAAACCTATGAAACTTCAGAAGGAATAGAGCTCAAAAAGCACTATTCAAAAGCTGATGTTGAAGAACTGGAGCATTTGGATTTTGTGGCGGGCATTGCTCCCAATCTACGTGGTCCCTATTCCACTATGTATGTGCGCAGACCGTGGACCATACGCCAGTATGCTGGCTTCTCCAGCGCAACGGAATCAAATGCATTCTACCGCAGGAATCTTGCCGCTGGACAAAAAGGACTATCCGTCGCATTTGACCTAGCAACACACCGCGGTTATGATAGCGATCATGAGCGTGTGGAAGGTGATGTTGGAAAGGCTGGTGTAGCCATCGATAGCGTCGAGGATATGAAGATTCTCTTTGATCAGATTCCGCTAGATAAGATGTCTGTATCGATGACCATGAATGGTGCGGTATTGCCCATCATGGCGTTTTACATCGTCGCCGCCATGGAACAAGGCGTTGACATCGCAGCATTAAGCGGTACGATTCAGAACGACATTCTCAAAGAATTTATGGTGCGCAATACGTACATCTATCCGCCTACGCCTAGTATGCAGATCATCTCAGATATTTTTGAATATACGAGTGAGAAGATGCCTAAGTTTAATTCGATTTCCATTTCTGGTTATCATATGTATGAAGCCGGTGCGACCAGTGATATTGAATTGGCTTACACGCTGGCAGATGGATTGGAATATGTGCGCAAGGGGCTGGACGCTGGTATGGATATCGACACCTTTGCTCCTCGCCTATCTTTTTTCTGGGCGATTGGGATGAATCATTTTATGGAGATTGCCAAAATGCGTGCAGCCAGAATGCTCTGGGCAAAAATGATCAAGCAATTCAATCCTAAAAATTCAAAGTCTCTTTCACTAAGAACGCACTGCCAGACATCCGGCTGGTCACTGGCAGAACAAGATCCATTTAACAATGTGGCTCGTACAACTATTGAAGCTGCTGGGGCTGCCTTTGGTGGAACGCAGAGTTTACATACCAATGCTTTGGATGAAGCCATCGCTTTACCTACGGACTTTTCTGCGCGTATCGCAAGAAACACTCAAATCTATCTACAAGAAGAAACGGGTATCACAAAAACGGTTGATCCATGGGCTGGTTCCTACTACGTGGAATCACTAACCGATCAGATTGCACATAAAGCTTGGGAACTCATTGAGGAAGTCGAAGAACTAGGCGGAATGACCAAAGCCATCGAAGCTGGAATTCCCAAAATGCGTATTGAAGAAGCAGCTGCCAAGAAACAGGCTAGAATCGACTCCAATATTGACGTCATCGTTGGTGTGAACAAATATCCAAGTCCCGACGAGGATCATATCGATACACTGGAAGTGGACAACGCTGCTGTGAGAATCGAGCAAGTGGACCGATTGAAAAAGATCAAGTCAGATCGTGAAGATCAAAAAGTAAACGAGGCTCTGGAAGCTTTGACCGCTTGCGCAAAATCTGGCGATGGAAATCTATTGGAACTAGCCGTGAATGCTGCTAAAGAACGCGCAACACTTGGTGAAATTTCAGATGCTTTGGAGAAGGAATTTGGCCGTTACCGTGCCACGGTAAAAAGCGTTCAAGGTGTGTATAAAAAAGAGATTATGAATGATCCCGCTTTCGCAAAAGCGCAACAATTAGCAGACTCCTTTGCAAAAAAAGAAGGCCGTCGTCCCAGAATCATGATCGCAAAAATGGGTCAGGATGGACACGATCGCGGCGCCAAGGTTGTGGCCACAGGATATGCAGACGTAGGTTTTGACGTGGACATTGGGCCATTGTTCCAAACGCCAGCAGAAGCTGCAAAGCAAGCTGTGGAAAACGACGTGCACATATTGGGAATCTCTTCACTTGCCGCAGGCCATAAAACGCTGGTACCGCAAGTGATGGAACATTTGAAAAAATATGGGCGTGAAGACATCATGATTATCGTTGGTGGTGTGATACCACGCAAGGATTATCAATTCTTATTTGATGCAGGAGTTGCGGCTGTCTTTGGACCAGGAACTAAAATTAGTGAAGCGGCGATAGATATTTTGACGCTACTGGACTCTTAG
- a CDS encoding porin family protein, with translation MKLITRVLLMMVLTIALPTLAQENGNQVSQELPDRVFAADIYIQRGLPTGDNFVGNGLSNGTGFGIRLQSDIYQNIYIGGALSQDYFDVKDEQAIGQFSKATKFNAYFFAGYDYVINDDWNITADLGYGYSQNKNKQDFSQGGGTFKDTGNLLRITTSAEYALSNSISVYLSPSFEKVFYNIDAAPASGDNFNVGNYFNLALGFRFNARDYNSIPLNTSDNQRIQELENANRDDLSIREKRELYFLKKKEARKARRERRNKN, from the coding sequence ATGAAACTAATTACTAGAGTTTTATTGATGATGGTCCTGACGATCGCTTTACCGACGCTTGCACAAGAAAATGGCAATCAAGTCTCACAAGAATTACCAGATCGAGTATTTGCTGCTGATATTTATATTCAAAGAGGATTACCAACCGGCGATAACTTTGTAGGTAACGGCCTGTCTAACGGTACTGGTTTTGGGATTAGGTTGCAATCAGACATTTACCAAAATATCTACATCGGTGGTGCTTTGAGTCAGGATTATTTTGATGTTAAGGATGAGCAGGCGATTGGTCAGTTTTCAAAGGCTACCAAGTTCAATGCTTATTTCTTTGCAGGTTATGACTACGTGATTAATGATGATTGGAACATCACGGCAGATCTAGGGTACGGCTATAGTCAGAATAAAAACAAACAAGACTTTTCTCAAGGCGGCGGAACTTTCAAGGATACTGGAAATTTATTGAGAATCACAACCAGTGCGGAATATGCATTGAGCAATAGTATTTCGGTATATCTAAGTCCGAGTTTTGAAAAAGTGTTTTATAATATTGATGCCGCTCCAGCATCAGGAGACAATTTTAATGTAGGTAATTATTTCAATCTTGCCTTGGGTTTTAGATTCAACGCTAGAGATTATAACAGCATACCTTTAAACACCTCAGATAATCAACGCATTCAAGAGCTGGAAAATGCGAATCGGGATGATTTGAGTATCAGAGAAAAGCGGGAACTCTATTTCCTAAAAAAGAAAGAAGCTAGAAAGGCCCGTCGGGAACGTAGGAATAAAAACTAA
- a CDS encoding CIA30 family protein: protein MKSIFLILTSILMTAPITIYDFNKENGLGDWRIEDDRVMGGISQGKFELTEDGHGKFYGNVTVESNGGFSSVQNNSMDINVNPEQSLQIKVKGDGNTYQLRVQQSNDARESYIKEFKTNGEWQTIKVKLSDMKPTFRGRDLDMPNFNFDQIKHLRFLIGTKKVDQKFELLIDCIELVD from the coding sequence ATGAAATCAATTTTTCTTATTCTAACCTCTATACTTATGACTGCTCCTATTACCATTTACGACTTTAATAAAGAAAACGGTCTTGGCGACTGGCGCATTGAAGATGACCGAGTTATGGGCGGAATCTCGCAAGGGAAATTTGAACTGACAGAAGATGGTCACGGCAAATTTTACGGGAACGTTACCGTTGAAAGCAATGGTGGGTTTAGCTCTGTGCAGAACAATTCCATGGATATTAATGTAAATCCAGAACAGTCACTTCAAATCAAAGTGAAAGGTGATGGTAACACGTATCAGTTAAGAGTTCAACAATCTAATGATGCCCGAGAGAGTTATATCAAGGAGTTTAAAACGAATGGCGAGTGGCAAACCATCAAAGTAAAATTATCTGATATGAAGCCAACATTTCGCGGGAGAGATCTTGACATGCCCAACTTTAACTTTGACCAGATCAAGCACCTTAGATTTTTAATAGGAACTAAAAAAGTAGATCAGAAATTTGAATTACTAATCGACTGTATCGAACTAGTCGATTAG
- a CDS encoding DUF6503 family protein, which translates to MKYSYLLLMVFVFAKANSQQSSVPFSAEEIVEKSIQYHDPNGNWDTFDASFKVMMSMPEKPDRLSAIQINLPKEAFSLTTTTVSESNSYFVKKDSVTVVKDGQMLESVTSEQKDRAMMMKDYYTYLYGLPMKLNDEGTIIHDKVEKVWFWNINAYKVKVTYSPEVGSDVWFFYFDTDTFALKAYQFFKTDDNGNIKKDSGEYILISDPKMIGGIKIPAERNWYYNKNTWFLAKDLIVD; encoded by the coding sequence ATGAAATATTCCTATTTATTATTAATGGTTTTCGTTTTCGCGAAAGCGAATTCACAACAAAGTTCAGTACCATTTTCTGCCGAGGAAATTGTTGAGAAGTCCATTCAGTATCATGATCCAAACGGTAATTGGGATACTTTTGACGCATCTTTTAAAGTGATGATGAGCATGCCAGAAAAACCAGATCGATTGAGTGCCATCCAGATCAACCTGCCCAAGGAAGCTTTCTCTCTTACAACCACAACCGTTAGTGAATCAAATAGTTACTTCGTAAAAAAGGATTCCGTTACTGTGGTAAAAGATGGACAAATGCTGGAAAGTGTAACCAGTGAGCAAAAAGATCGCGCCATGATGATGAAGGATTACTACACCTATCTATATGGATTGCCTATGAAGCTCAACGATGAAGGAACCATCATCCATGATAAGGTGGAAAAAGTATGGTTCTGGAATATAAATGCCTATAAGGTAAAAGTGACATACTCACCAGAAGTAGGCAGCGATGTTTGGTTCTTCTATTTTGATACAGACACTTTTGCCCTCAAAGCCTATCAGTTTTTCAAAACCGACGATAACGGAAATATCAAAAAGGATTCTGGAGAATATATTCTCATTTCTGATCCAAAGATGATTGGCGGTATTAAGATCCCAGCAGAGCGCAATTGGTACTACAATAAAAACACCTGGTTTCTCGCCAAGGATTTGATCGTGGACTAA